The sequence CGCGCGCAACGAGTGGCTGGCCTCGAAGACGGGGTCGCCCGGAGATGCCTCCGAGAGCGCGGTGACGGTCGGGTACTTCCTGCCCAGAAGGTCGACGCCGGCCCGGGGCATGCCGGCCACCAGGCTGAGGCTTTCGGCGGTCAGTCCCTCGTTCCAGCAAAGCCGTTCGGCGGCGGCCTCGGACCCCGGATGCGTATCCGGATGACCGAGGAATTCGCAGTGTCTGCACGAGGCGCAGACGTGCCGGCGCAGCTCGTCCCATCTTCTCGCGAGGACACCGGGCAGATCTTCCCTGAAGAAACGGCGCAGCCGAATCGCGAATACCTCGAACGGCGCCACTTCGATCTCCATTTCCACCGCGGCCGTCAGTCGCGCCGGATCCAGCGGCACGGGACCTCGCGCCACCAGGTCGCTCAGCTCGCTCCCTTTTTCGGAGAGCGACCAGATGCCGGGGGCGGCGGACACCGCATAGGTTTCGCCCCAGTTCCGGCCGTCGGGGCCCTGGTGGTGCGCCAGCCAGCACGAGAGCGCGACGGAGTAGATGGTGAGCTCGGCCCAGTGATGCGAGCCCGGCTCGGCGCTCATCTTGTAGTCGATGACCCGGAGCCGGAGGCGTCCGTCGTCGGAGATGGGTCGCACCGTTCCGTCGGGCGAAACCTCCTCGAGGAGGGCTTCGCGGCGCCCGGCGCCCGCCTTGGCGATCTCCTCCGCGGTCGCGGCGGGCAGCACCTGGATAAGGTCGGGGACGAGGTCGCTCAGCTCGACCGGATCGCCGAAACGGTCTTTCCGTCCGGCCAGGCCGAGGTTATTCAGGAAGTCGCCGTCATGGACCCCTATGAACGGCTCGATCACGAACTGACCCGGTCGGAGGTCGGCAATGACTTCCGTCAGGCCGAACTGGGCGACCGAACCCTCCGCGGCGGTGCGGGTCGCCGCCTCCAGGACCCCGCCTGCGCCGGCCGCCCGTCTGAGTTCCTCTTCTCTTTCCGACTGCCATCCGATGCCGGCCTGTTTCACTGCGGAGAGGCCGATGTCGGGAAGGGACTCGGGCATTCCGTGCCGTTCGCGTTCGTCGGCATCGTAGAGTCTGAGCCCCAACTGACGCTCGCAGCCGGTCCGCATGTACATCGACACCACCGACTTGCTCAACTTCGGCATGGCGGCCTCCGGGTCGGCGGCGGCCGGCGGTTTGGAGGACGCTTCCGGCCCCGCCGGTCCCGGCGTCGTGTCCCGGTGTCAGGTGATCGGCTTCCGATACCTCACCATGAAGAGGCCCTCCCGTCCGCTGGTGACGATGACGGTCCCGCTCCGGAAGTAGGGATAATTGCTCCACGATCCGGTCATCGCCACGCCGTCGTCGTACGGAACGGTGTCGATGTAGCCGACCTCTCTCGGGTTCTCGCGGTCGCTGATGTCGAGGACCCGCAGCCCGCTCGTGTAGTTCGACTGGTAGAGCAGGTCGCCTACCACGTACATGTTGTGGTCGGTGGAGGCGGTCTCGCCGAAGTGCTCGCCCACGAAGACGGGATCGTCGAGATCCGTCACATCCCACACGAGCGTGCGCGTGCCGGGGAAGGGCGTGCCCGCCCTGGTCTGGCTGCCTTCGTCGCCCTCGTCGCCGAGGTAGAAGTAGCGATGGTCGTCGGTGATCCAACCCTGGTGAGCGTAGGCCACGTTCGGATAGCTCGCCTGCGCGATCGGCGTCGGGTTCGCCTTGTCGGTCACGTCGGCGATCGAGATGGCGGTCTCGTTCGCGCCGAAGCAGATCTCCTTGCCGGCATGAGCCTCGTCCGGTCCTGCGTAAGTGATGCACATGGCGTCGTGCGAGTATCCGGTGCCGCGGCGTCCGGTACCCTCGTGGCCGAAGCAGCCTGCGAAGGTGGGCGTCTTCGGCTCGCGAATGTCGATCATATGCAGCCCGCCGCCGCAGGTCTCGCCGCCGCCCGAACTCCCGACCGAGTATGCGAACCCGGAGGACTCGTTGATGACGATGTTGTGCGCCGATGCGATCTCGGTGTAGTGGAAGTCGGGCGCGAAATCCGCGGGCTCCGCTCCCACGTCCCGCAGGCGGGTGAGGTCGAAGACCTGCATTCCGTGCCGCCCCGCTCCGTCGGATACGATGAAGGCGTGGTTCTCGTAGACCTTGATGTCCCGCCAGGCGCTGCTGTTGGCCCCTTCGGGCATGAGCAGTCTTCCCAGGTAGCGAGGCGCTTCCGCGTCGGTGATGTCGACGAAGGAGGTCGCGTTGGAGAGCCCCACCAGCGCGTACTCCCGCTCGTTCTCCGGGTCGGTCCAGCCCCACACGTCGTTGGCTCTGATGCCCCGGTCGCCCCCCATCTCCCGAATCGGCACGAAGGAGAGGATTTCGATCTCCGAGCAGCCGAAGGCGTCGACCTGACCTTCCTCGCATGCGGTCGCGCCGTTGATGGCGGTGTAGTTGGGAGCTTCGATCCAGAGCTCGCCGGTTTCGGTCCAGTCGTCGCCGGTGCGTTCGAAGACGTGGAAGACACCCGCGCGATTGTAGCGACCGGGGGCATCGACCACGGCGACCCCACCTTCGGCGGTGATCGCCGCTCCGAACCCTCCGCCCCGCTCGAACGTGTTCGCCGTTAGGGTTCCCATCAGGGCCCGCGCACCGTCGTCGCCATCCGCCCGGAAACGGAGAACCTGGCCCTCGCGCATCGAACCCGCGTAGATGCCGCCGATCCAGAGCTCGGCGCCGGCCATCGCGACGACTGGCGACGCCCTGCTCCGCCCGCGCATGCTCATCATGGGCGAGGCGTAACGATAGACATGCGTCCACTCGCCGGCCTCTTCGTCGAGCACGTATTCGTCGACGGAAGGGACGTCGCGGTTGCTGCCCCCAGTCGTGACGAAGAGGTGTTCGCCGTCCGCCGTGGAAACGGCCTCCAGGCTGACGCCGAACGCCGACGCTCGATCCGAGCTCGGCCGCAGCGGTACGCCGGTGAGCGTCCAACCGTCGGCGGAGCTGGCGTAGAAGTAGACCGCTCCCGGGCCGGGAGCGTAGTCCTCTCCTGTCACGCCGCCCGCGAAGGGAGCGCCGACCGCGATCGTCTCGCCCATGATCCGTACGGAAGCGCCGAACGACTCCGTTCCCACATCCTCGGGGGCCTCGATCGACCCTGCGGGCATCCATCCACTGTCGCCGCGGCGAAGAACCCGCATCGGACCGCTGTCCACGATGAAGTTGGAGTTCGCCCGGAGCGCGATCAAGTCACCGGAGATGTCTCCACCGTATACCGGCTCGTCCAGAAGCTCGCTGTATACCTCCAGCCAGTCCTCGCCGGATCGCTCGAAGACGTGGATGGACCTCTGAGCCCCCACTACCATCGAGTTCCCCGAGACCGCCAGCCACGAACCGAAACCCATGCCGGGTTCCTCGTTCTCGGGCG is a genomic window of Gemmatimonadota bacterium containing:
- a CDS encoding choice-of-anchor B family protein — translated: MPALTSPARPDGPFTRYRDIGAILAAILLVGLTLPPAPASAQFRLAGFDGSAAAVNDGRVYLGGDGGPITAGAVHIFENDGSGWNEVARVTPENEEPGMGFGSWLAVSGNSMVVGAQRSIHVFERSGEDWLEVYSELLDEPVYGGDISGDLIALRANSNFIVDSGPMRVLRRGDSGWMPAGSIEAPEDVGTESFGASVRIMGETIAVGAPFAGGVTGEDYAPGPGAVYFYASSADGWTLTGVPLRPSSDRASAFGVSLEAVSTADGEHLFVTTGGSNRDVPSVDEYVLDEEAGEWTHVYRYASPMMSMRGRSRASPVVAMAGAELWIGGIYAGSMREGQVLRFRADGDDGARALMGTLTANTFERGGGFGAAITAEGGVAVVDAPGRYNRAGVFHVFERTGDDWTETGELWIEAPNYTAINGATACEEGQVDAFGCSEIEILSFVPIREMGGDRGIRANDVWGWTDPENEREYALVGLSNATSFVDITDAEAPRYLGRLLMPEGANSSAWRDIKVYENHAFIVSDGAGRHGMQVFDLTRLRDVGAEPADFAPDFHYTEIASAHNIVINESSGFAYSVGSSGGGETCGGGLHMIDIREPKTPTFAGCFGHEGTGRRGTGYSHDAMCITYAGPDEAHAGKEICFGANETAISIADVTDKANPTPIAQASYPNVAYAHQGWITDDHRYFYLGDEGDEGSQTRAGTPFPGTRTLVWDVTDLDDPVFVGEHFGETASTDHNMYVVGDLLYQSNYTSGLRVLDISDRENPREVGYIDTVPYDDGVAMTGSWSNYPYFRSGTVIVTSGREGLFMVRYRKPIT